One genomic window of Dunckerocampus dactyliophorus isolate RoL2022-P2 chromosome 7, RoL_Ddac_1.1, whole genome shotgun sequence includes the following:
- the col6a4a gene encoding collagen alpha-6(VI) chain isoform X2 → MSEVFYTFMLVLRRSRCAVMAAGSGHGLMVSTDAGLCRGRRNTSSMEGGPSLLLVMVMVMVALCFHGNTAQRTVCTQEAVADLVFMVDGSWSIGAENFEQIRRFLSTLVNGFDVGPDRVRMALVQYSTTPRSEFLLNTYRNKADILQYISTLPYMGGGTHTGQGLDFMLSKHFVEEAGSRAAQNVPQIAVVITDGKSQDDVESHALELKKKGIVLYAIGIKDADEDQLREIANEPHTQHVYSVSDFAALQGISQSIVQTLCTTVEEVKRQLLQLSQECAKATVADIVFLVDGSSSIGIDNFQEVRGFLRSVVSGLDIGPDKVRVGLAQYSDETYQEFLLKDHMDKKSLLAELDKFPYRTGGTETGKAIDFLRTQYFTESAGSRASQRVPQIAVVITDGDSTDDVVAPAQHLRQHGVIVFGIGVGQANRAELESIANRPSDNFRFFIDSFQALQRLTEGLLKTMCTSMDNQRQALSEKFADIFFLVDSGLSQAEFQQARSILVRLANQLNFGVSAHRLGLAQYGQDTKVEFLLNAHQTKDETSGGVRRFRQRRLQPNEPRNLGSALEYASSHFFTSEAGSRADQGFRQFLVVLSGKDSDDPIYKQSRLIKSEGVTVVALSLGASMQQMRIVATSPYAYQSISNAVPALKAIFESEEKQITPTGECKGAKLADIVFIIDESGSIGTPNFQLVRTFLHSIVSGLDVGPSKVRVGIVMYSDKALAPVYLDTFSDKNETLSFIKILPYHGGGTNTGAALNFTREHVFTKERGSRKDKSVQQVAVVITDGKSQDDVSTAAADLRRAGVTIYTVGVKNANHAQLVKMASHPPSKHMFTVDSFAKLKSLEQKLQKTVCHNIIRQAVSVNVRRSSIKEGCLQTDEADIFFLIDHSGSIQPTDFYDMKKFIIEFLNTFRIGPQHVRMGVAKYADAPNLEFDLTAYTDVKSLEKAVEAIVQVGGGTETGRALEFMVPQFDRAMVTRGQKVPEYLVVITDGKSSDDVKVPADKLRAQGVTVYAIGVKNAVMDELNEISGNPKRTFFVNNFDALNPIKDDIITDICSTDVCKDIPGDLLFLIDSSGSIYPQDYEKMKDFMKSVIGKSNIGQNDVHVGVMQFSTIQQLEFPLNRYYTQDEMLKAIDGMQQIGGGTHTGEAIAALSQYFDAPSGGRPGVRQRMVVVTDGEAQDDVKVPAMALRRKGVVVYAIGVVDANTTQLLEICGSPDRVYAERDFDALKDLESQVALEICDPERDCKKTEKADIIFLVDGSTSITLDKFRSMQKFMSSIVSQTTVGKDLTRFGVILYSSDPKSIFTLNQYESKRDVLQAISALKPPYGDTYTGKALDYALAFFNDEHGGRAALGIPQILMVITDGDATDRNNLVEPSTAMREKGISVFSIGVEGAIRDQLEIMAGHDLHRVFYVDNFAALETLYKNITQVLCNSTKPACEKQKADLVFLIDQSGSISLQDYAIMKNFTTELASSFSISEDLVRVGLAQFSDIFQHEFYLNQYYTYESVTKRIMDMNQRGGGTLIGRALDAIRGHFEASQGCRRSTGISQNLVLITDGESQDEVQEAADRLRALGIEVFAIGIGNVHDLELLQITNSADKLFTVENFNSLENIKQKVVSTICKSKPPQDLSGCSIDIAMGFDISQRSGLPGEMLVSGHAKLRTFLPEIVHYLSTVPGLCCTGTAPINTKIAFRVVEQDGRLLHDFKFKPYDSSDDVVTKVMTLNLNVPTRLNTAMLKSFGEKFKADSRGAVKVLVIFSDGLDEDVLKLEYEAEQLRQSGVSALLMVALEGAQDTAQLQMLEFGRGFGYKLPLSIGMQSVGSTILKQIDTVSNRECCNVMCKCSGHEGIRGSRGSPGSKGPSGHKGYPGFPGEEGVPGERGRPGPSGPQGIQGCSGLRGSKGYRGLRGNRGDDGEDGLNGVNGEQGVMGQDGGRGERGHPGNPGIPGIRGEAGLKGQRGLRGDPGEPGSDNTVPGSKGDVGNPGLPGQPGQDGRSGEVGVIGNPGPDGRRGAIGDKGGAGAPGAPGVAGSPGASGPQGPRGVRGQPGPRGIPGLPGPQGAAGSPGAVGSTGRRGAIGQKGQPGDPGPQGVPGTYGMRGMPGQDGRDGFGPAGPKGIKGDPGFPGYPGLAGESGLQGGKGYPGNKGNRGRGGNSGRPGDAGVPGEPGYAGHRGTRGPPGGKGMTECQLITFIRDNCACSIDQSACPAFPTELVFGLDMSEDVTPAAFERQRAALVSLLEDIAIAESNCPTGARVAVVAYNAYTKYLIRFHDYRRKTQLLDAVRNIALERTSNRRQLGGAMRFVAHNVLKRVRSGAMMRKVAVFFSNGPSQDDSNIVTAVMEYHALNIVPAVISLRNAPAVSRAMELDDTGKSIFTVLGRDSAADLRRVKNCAICYDPCKRAQECAFIQETQQPQEVSADVVVVVDSSREMQADEYAGAQQLLGSVVEQLAVSPQPRQAGNRARVAVVQQSGTRNTKVEFGLQAYQNQQLMKTHLLSNMHQQGGTSALGHALDLSLREVLLKAGPARRRKVLLAVVGTQTAFEDRETLRYVSHKAKCEGVALFVVTVGERYNRTQVEELASTPTQQHLLHLPRLKAHEQDYARRFFRVFMSALNKGVNTYPPPSMKQTCKDEGQVFITGQDIVEEFADQPEQREQFEEQAGQLNAFRMPTTGGFDVNVPAGTQSTIFKDVCFLGQDVGSCQNYTMMWFYNDQQNQCERFWYGGCGGNDNRFNTQDECEDLCMSETS, encoded by the exons atgTCTGAagttttttatacttttatgctGGTTTTGCGCCGCTCCAGATGTGCGGTGATGGCAGCTGGCAGTGGCCATGGCCTGATGGTATCAACTGACGCTGGTCTTTGTCGTGGCAGGAGGAACACTAGCAGCATGGAGGGGGGGCCAAGTCTTCTTCTGGTCATGGTCATGGTCATGGTCGCGctctgtttccatggcaacacgGCACAGAGGACAG TGTGCACTCAAGAGGCCGTGGCCGACCTCGTCTTCATGGTGGACGGTTCGTGGAGCATCGGCGCCGAGAACTTTGAGCAGATACGCCGTTTTTTGTCCACGCTTGTCAACGGCTTTGACGTGGGTCCGGACCGTGTCCGTATGGCTTTGGTCCAGTACAGCACCACACCGCGAAGCGAGTTCCTGCTCAACACCTACCGGAACAAGGCTGACATCCTGCAGTACATCAGCACGCTGCCTTACATGGGGGGCGGCACCCACACGGGTCAAGGCCTGGACTTCATGTTGAGTAAGCATTTTGTGGAAGAGGCCGGGAGCAGGGCAGCCCAGAATGTGCCGCAGATCGCTGTGGTCATCACCGACGGGAAGTCACAAGATGACGTAGAGTCTCACGCCTTGGAACTGAAGAAGAAAGGCATCGTCTTGTACGCGATCGGGATTAAAGATGCCGATGAAGACCAGCTGAGGGAGATCGCCAACGAGCCGCACACTCAGCATGTCTACAGCGTGTCCGACTTTGCAGCACTTCAGGGAATTTCCCAGAGCATCGTCCAGACACTTTGCACAACCGTGGAGGAGGTCAAACGGCAACTTCTGCAGTTGTCACAAG AATGTGCCAAAGCCACTGTGGCCGATATCGTCTTCCTGGTGGACGGTTCTTCAAGCATCGGCATTGATAACTTCCAGGAGGTCCGAGGTTTTCTCCGAAGCGTGGTCTCTGGTCTTGACATTGGTCCAGACAAAGTCCGGGTGGGTTTGGCGCAGTACAGCGATGAAACTTATCAGGAGTTCTTGTTGAAAGATCACATGGACAAGAAATCCCTGCTGGCTGAACTGGACAAGTTCCCCTATCGGACGGGAGGCACGGAGACCGGAAAGGCCATCGACTTCCTCCGGACGCAGTACTTTACAGAAAGTGCCGGGAGCCGAGCCAGCCAGCGAGTGCCTCAGATCGCTGTGGTTATCACAGATGGAGACTCCACCGACGACGTGGTAGCGCCCGCTCAGCACCTGAGACAACACGGAGTCATTGTCTTTGGTATCGGAGTGGGACAAGCCAACCGCGCAGAGCTCGAGTCCATTGCCAACCGACCTTCTGACAACTTTCGATTCTTCATCGATAGCTTCCAGGCCCTTCAGAGGCTGACTGAGGGTCTGCTGAAAACCATGTGCACCTCCATGGACAACCAGAGGCAAG CCTTGTCAGAAAAGTTTGCTGACATTTTCTTCCTCGTGGACAGTGGCTTGAGTCAAGCTGAGTTCCAGCAGGCCAGAAGCATCCTCGTGCGATTGGCCAACCAACTTAACTTTGGAGTCTCAGCGCATCGCCTCGGCTTGGCTCAGTACGGTCAAGATACTAAGGTGGAATTTCTCCTCAATGCTCACCAAACAAAAGACGAGACCAGTGGCGGCGTCCGGCGTTTCCGCCAGCGCAGATTACAGCCCAACGAGCCACGCAACCTGGGCAGCGCCTTGGAGTACGCCAGCTCTCACTTCTTCACCAGCGAGGCGGGAAGCCGCGCAGACCAAGGCTTTCGACAATTTCTGGTTGTTTTGAGCGGGAAAGACTCGGACGACCCCATTTACAAGCAGTCTCGCTTGATCAAGTCAGAGGGCGTGACCGTTGTGGCGCTGAGCCTTGGAGCGTCCATGCAGCAAATGCGCATTGTAGCCACAAGTCCTTATGCGTACCAGTCCATCTCCAACGCTGTCCCGGCTCTGAAGgcgatttttgaaagcgaggAGAAGCAGATCACTCCTACTGGAG AATGCAAAGGAGCCAAACTGGCAGACATTGTGTTTATCATTGATGAATCAGGAAGCATCGGAACTCCAAACTTCCAGCTGGTGCGTACCTTCTTGCACTCAATTGTAAGCGGCCTGGACGTGGGTCCGTCTAAAGTGCGAGTGGGCATCGTCATGTATAGTGATAAAGCGTTAGCACCAGTCTACCTCGACACCTTCAGCGACAAGAATGAAACACTTAGTTTCATCAAAATCTTACCCTACCATGGCGGCGGCACAAACACTGGAGCTGCCCTCAATTTCACACGGGAGCACGTGTTCACCAAAGAAAGAGGGAGCAGGAAAGACAAGAGCGTCCAGCAGGTGGCTGTGGTGATCACTGATGGTAAATCCCAAGATGATGTGAGCACCGCCGCTGCTGACCTGCGTCGGGCCGGTGTCACCATCTACACAGTCGGAGTCAAAAACGCCAACCATGCCCAGCTGGTGAAGATGGCGTCGCACCCCCCCAGCAAGCACATGTTCACCGTGGACAGCTTTGCCAAACTCAAGTCACTGGAGCAAAAGCTGCAGAAGACTGTTTGCCACAACATCATCCGCCAAGCTGTCAGCGTCAATGTGAGAAGAAGTAGCATTAAAGAAG GATGCTTGCAAACAGACGAAGCGGACATCTTCTTCTTGATCGACCACTCCGGAAGCATTCAACCCACCGACTTTTATGACATGAAGAAGTTCATCATTGAGTTCCTCAATACCTTCCGTATCGGGCCACAGCATGTCCGCATGGGGGTCGCCAAGTATGCCGACGCACCAAACCTAGAATTTGATCTGACGGCCTACACAGACGTCAAAAGCCTGGAGAAGGCCGTGGAGGCCATCGTGCAGGTCGGAGGCGGGACTGAAACAGGAAGGGCGCTAGAGTTCATGGTCCCACAGTTTGATCGGGCGATGGTCACACGTGGTCAGAAAGTGCCGGAATACTTGGTGGTCATCACTGATGGGAAATCCTCAGATGATGTCAAGGTGCCTGCAGACAAGCTACGTGCACAGGGTGTCACTGTCTACGCCATTGGAGTGAAAAACGCTGTGATGGATGAGCTGAATGAGATTTCTGGCAACCCCAAGAGGACGTTCTTCGTCAACAATTTTGATGCTCTGAATCCCATCAAGGACGACATCATCACCGACATCTGCTCCACAGACG TTTGTAAAGACATACCTGGAGACCTCCTGTTCTTGATTGATAGTTCTGGGAGCATCTATCCGCAAGACTACGAGAAAATGAAAGACTTCATGAAATCTGTTATTGGCAAGTCTAACATCGGACAGAATGACGTTCACGTTGGTGTCATGCAGTTCAGCACCATCCAGCAGCTGGAGTTCCCCCTCAACCGCTACTACACCCAAGACGAAATGTTGAAAGCCATCGATGGCATGCAGCAGATCGGAGgaggcacacacacaggtgaagCTATCGCAGCATTATCGCAGTACTTTGATGCTCCCAGTGGAGGGCGTCCTGGCGTGAGGCAGAGGATGGTGGTAGTGACCGATGGCGAGGCCCAAGATGATGTAAAAGTTCCCGCCATGGCCTTGAGGCGCAAGGGTGTGGTGGTCTACGCCATTGGGGTAGTGGACGCCAACACCACCCAGCTGCTGGAGATCTGTGGATCACCAGACCGGGTCTATGCCGAGAGGGACTTTGATGCTCTGAAGGACTTGGAGAGCCAGGTGGCTTTGGAGATCTGCGATCCAGAGAGAG ATTGCAAGAAGACAGAGAAGGCTGACATTATCTTCCTGGTGGATGGCTCAACGAGCATCACCTTGGACAAGTTCAGAAGCATGCAGAAGTTCATGTCCTCAATTGTGAGCCAAACCACGGTTGGCAAAGACCTCACTCGCTTTGGAGTCATTCTCTACTCCTCAGACCCCAAGTCCATTTTTACTCTCAACCAGTACGAGTCCAAACGAGACGTTCTTCAAGCAATTTCAGCTCTGAAGCCTCCGTATGGAGATACCTACACGGGCAAAGCTTTGGATTACGCCTTGGCGTTCTTTAACGACGAGCACGGGGGTCGGGCAGCACTTGGCATTCCCCAAATTCTCATGGTGATCACAGACGGCGATGCCACAGACCGCAACAATCTGGTTGAACCGTCCACGGCAATGCGAGAAAAAGGAATAAGCGTCTTCAGTATTGGAGTGGAAGGCGCCATCAGGGACCAGCTGGAGATCATGGCTGGTCACGACCTACACCGAGTTTTCTATGTGGATAATTTCGCCGCCCTGGAAACTTTGTACAAGAATATCACGCAAGTTCTCTGCAACTCCACAAAGCCAG CCTGCGAGAAACAGAAAGCCGACCTGGTCTTCCTGATCGATCAGTCTGGCAGCATCAGCTTGCAGGATTACGCCATCATGAAAAATTTCACGACAGAACTCGCATCCAGCTTCAGCATCAGCGAGGATTTAGTGCGCGTTGGCCTGGCCCAGTTCAGTGATATTTTCCAGCATGAGTTCTACCTGAACCAGTACTACACCTACGAGTCAGTCACCAAGCGCATCATGGATATGAACCAACGCGGCGGGGGCACCTTGATTGGAAGGGCGCTGGATGCCATTAGGGGGCACTTTGAAGCCTCGCAGGGCTGCCGAAGATCGACCGGCATCTCCCAGAATTTGGTGTTGATCACTGATGGTGAATCCCAGGATGAGGTGCAGGAGGCCGCAGACCGTCTCAGGGCTCTAGGTATTGAGGTGTTCGCCATTGGCATCGGTAACGTCCACGATCTGGAGCTCTTGCAGATCACCAACAGTGCCGACAAGCTCTTCACAGTGGAGAACTTCAATAGTTTGGAGAATATCAAACAAAAGGTGGTCAGCACAATCTGCAAATCCAAACCTCCCCAAGATCTTTCAG GCTGCAGTATCGACATCGCCATGGGGTTCGACATCTCGCAGAGAAGCGGCCTTCCAGGTGAGATGTTGGTCAGCGGCCATGCCAAGCTTAGGACCTTCCTGCCAGAGATTGTGCATTACCTTTCCACCGTCCCTGGGCTGTGCTGCACTGGCACCGCCCCCATCAACACCAAAATCGCTTTCAGAGTGGTGGAACAAGACGGACGTCTCCTGCACGACTTCAAATTCAAGCCCTATGATTCAAGTGATGACGTTGTGACGAAGGTCATGACCTTAAATTTGAACGTTCCCACACGGCTCAACACTGCCATGCTAAAGTCCTTCGGGGAGAAGTTTAAGGCAGATTCCAGAGGTGCCGTAAAG GTTCTGGTGATCTTCTCAGACGGACTCGATGAAGATGTGTTGAAACTGGAGTATGAGGCGGAGCAGCTGCGACAGTCTG GCGTCAGCGCACTGCTGATGGTGGCCCTGGAGGGGGCACAAGACACTGCCCAGCTGCAGATGTTGGAGTTCGGCCGAGGGTTTGGCTACAAGCTTCCTCTCAGCATCGGAATGCAGAGTGTTGGCAGCACAATCCTCAAACAGATT GACACTGTCTCAAATCGAGAGTGCTGCAACGTCATGTGCAAGTGTTCAGGACACGAAGGCATTCGAGGCTCTCGGGGTTCGCCAGGGTCAAAG GGGCCGTCGGGACACAAAGGTTACCCTGGCTTCCCAGGAGAGGAGGGCGTCCCT GGTGAGCGAGGGCGTCCTGGACCCAGCGGACCTCAGGGCATTCAGGGCTGTTCTGGACTCAGAGGATCAAAG GGCTACCGAGGACTGCGAGGAAACCGG GGCGATGACGGAGAAGACGGACTAAATGGCGTCAATGGAGAGCAG ggTGTGATGGGACAAGATGGTGGTCGAGGAGAGCGAGGACATCCAGGAAATCCG GGTATTCCAGGTATCCGAGGGGAGGCAGGCCTGAAAGGACAGCGAGGACTGAGAGGAGATCCG GGAGAACCAGGCAGCGACAACACTGTGCCGGGATCCAAAGGAGACGTTGGCAATCCTGGTTTGCCG GGACAACCGGGACAGGATGGACGTTCCGGTGAGGTCGGCGTCATCGGGAACCCG GGTCCGGATGGAAGACGAGGGGCCATCGGGGACAAG ggTGGTGCAGGAGCCCCTGGAGCTCCAGGAGTCGCAGGAAGTCCCGGTGCATCAGGTCCACAG GGTCCCAGAGGGGTTAGAGGTCAGCCTGGGCCAAGAGGGATCCCTGGACTTCCTGGACCGCAG GGTGCGGCAGGCTCACCTGGAGCAGTGGGCTCCACGGGACGCCGCGGTGCTATTGGTCAGAAG GGCCAACCGGGAGATCCGGGACCTCAGGGTGTTCCAGGAACGTATGGAATGCGAGGGATGCCG GGTCAGGACGGAAGGGACGGATTTGGACCCGCAGGACCCAAAGGGATCAAG GGAGATCCAGGATTCCCAGGTTATCCGGGTTTAGCA GGCGAGAGCGGCCTCCAGGGAGGCAAAGGCTACCCGGGAAATAAGGGGAATCGAGGTCGAGGG GGGAACTCGGGGCGTCCTGGAGATGCAGGCGTGCCTGGAGAGCCGGGCTATGCGGGTCACCGG GGCACCCGAGGTCCACCTGGAGGTAAAGGCATGACG GAGTGTCAACTGATCACCTTCATCCGAGACAACTGTG CGTGCTCCATCG ACCAAAGCGCTTGCCCAGCCTTCCCCACGGAACTGGTCTTCGGTCTTGACATGTCAGAGGACGTGACCCCGGCGGCCTTTGAGAGGCAGCGTGCGGCGCTGGTCTCATTGCTGGAGGACATTGCCATCGCCGAGAGTAACTGTCCTACTGGCGCCCGCGTGGCCGTGGTGGCTTACAATGCCTACACCAAGTATCTGATCCGTTTCCACGACTACCGGCGCAAGACACAGCTGCTCGACGCTGTGAGAAACATCGCCCTGGAGCGCACATCCAACCGGCGGCAGCTGGGCGGCGCCATGCGTTTTGTGGCCCACAACGTCCTCAAACGCGTGCGCTCAGGGGCGATGATGAGGAAGGTGGCCGTCTTCTTCTCTAATGGGCCGTCGCAGGACGACAGCAACATTGTGACCGCCGTGATGGAGTACCATGCCCTCAACATTGTGCCCGCTGTCATCTCCCTGAGGAATGCTCCTGCCGTCAGCCGCGCCATGGAG CTGGATGACACAGGGAAATCCATCTTCACCGTGCTGGGCAGGGACTCTGCCGCTGACCTCAGGAGGGTGAAGAACTGCGCTATTTGTTACG ACCCTTGCAAGCGGGCCCAGGAGTGCGCCTTCATCCAGGAGACACAGCAGCCGCAGGAAGTGAGTGCTGATGTGGTCGTGGTCGTAGACAGTTCCCGTGAGATGCAGGCCGACGAGTACGCTGGTGCCCAGCAGCTGTTGGGCTCTGTGGTAGAACAGCTGGCTGTGAGCCCGCAGCCTCGCCAGGCCGGCAACCGGGCCCGTGTGGCTGTGGTCCAGCAGAGCGGTACACGGAACACCAAGGTGGAGTTTGGACTGCAGGCCTACCAGAACCAGCAGCTGATGAAGACGCACCTGCTGAGCAACATGCATCAGCAGGGCGGCACGTCGGCGCTCGGGCATGCTCTGGACCTGAGCTTGAGGGAGGTGCTGCTGAAGGCCGGACCCGCCCGCAGGAGGAAAGTTTTACTGGCAGTGGTTGGCACCCAGACAGCATTTGAGGACCGGGAAACTCTGCGCTATGTTTCCCACAAGGCCAAGTGTGAGGGTGTGGCACTGTTTGTCGTCACGGTCGGTGAGCGCTACAACCGCACGCAGGTGGAGGAGCTGGCCAGCACTCCGACACAGCAGCACCTGCTCCATTTGCCCCGCCTCAAAGCTCATGAGCAGGACTATGCACGCCGCTTCTTCCGAGTCTTCATGTCTGCACTCAACA AGGGTGTAAACACGTACCCGCCCCCATCTATGAAACAAACCTGTAAAGATGAAGGGCAGGTCTTCATCACCGG GCAGGACATTGTGGAGGAATTTGCCGACCAACCGGAGCAGCGGGAACAGTTCGAGGAGCAGGCGGGACAGCTAAACGCCTTCCGCATGCCAACCACCGGAGGATTTG ATGTAAACGTTCCAGCCGGGACCCAGTCGACCATCTTCAAAG ACGTCTGCTTCCTGGGCCAGGATGTCGGCAGCTGTCAGAACTACACCATGATGTGGTTCTACAACGACCAACAGAACCAATGCGAGCGCTTTTGGTACGGTGGCTGCGGCGGCAACGACAACCGCTTCAACACACAGGATGAGTGCGAAGACCTATGCATGAGCGAGACGTCCTGA